In Thermococcus thioreducens, a genomic segment contains:
- the thsB gene encoding thermosome subunit beta — protein MAQLSGQPVVILPEGTQRYVGRDAQRLNILAARIIAETVRTTLGPKGMDKMLVDSLGDVVVTNDGATILDRIDLQHPAAKMMVEVAKTQDKEAGDGTTTAVVIAGELLRKAEELLDQNIHPSIIVKGYTMAAEKAQEILQEIAIEVTPDDEETLMKIAMTSITGKNAESHKELFAKLAVDAVRQVAEKKDGRYTVDIDNIKIEKKAGESVEESELVRGVVVDKERVHPRMPTKIEGAKIALINEALEVKKTETDAKINITSPDQLMSFIEQEEQMIKEMVDKIAATGANVLFVQKGIDDLAQHYLAKYGILAVRRVKKSDMEKLAKATGAKVVTNVKDLTSEDLGHADIVEERKIAGESMIFVEGCKNPKAVTILIRGGTEHVIDEVERALEDAIKVVKDVMEDGYVLPAGGAGEIELSIKLDEYAKQVGGKEALAIENFAEALKIIPKTLAENAGLDTVEMLVKVISEHKNRGRAIGIDVFAGEPADMLAKGIIEPLRVKKQAIKSASEAAIMILRIDDVIAAKISKPEQSGGGMPGGMGGMGGMDMGM, from the coding sequence ATGGCACAGCTTAGCGGACAGCCGGTTGTTATTCTGCCTGAGGGGACCCAGAGGTACGTTGGTAGGGACGCCCAGAGGCTCAACATTCTCGCCGCGAGGATCATAGCCGAGACGGTCAGGACGACCCTCGGCCCGAAGGGAATGGACAAGATGCTCGTCGACAGCCTTGGCGACGTCGTTGTCACCAACGATGGAGCCACTATTCTCGACAGGATAGACCTTCAGCACCCCGCTGCCAAGATGATGGTTGAGGTTGCGAAGACCCAGGACAAGGAGGCTGGTGACGGTACCACCACTGCCGTCGTCATTGCTGGCGAGCTTCTCAGGAAGGCTGAGGAGCTCCTCGACCAGAACATCCACCCGAGCATCATCGTCAAAGGTTACACCATGGCCGCAGAGAAGGCCCAGGAGATACTCCAGGAGATCGCCATAGAGGTCACCCCGGACGACGAGGAGACCCTTATGAAGATAGCCATGACCTCAATCACTGGCAAGAACGCCGAGAGCCACAAGGAGCTCTTTGCCAAGCTCGCCGTTGATGCCGTCAGGCAGGTCGCCGAGAAGAAGGACGGCAGGTACACCGTCGACATCGACAACATCAAGATCGAGAAGAAGGCCGGTGAGAGCGTCGAGGAGAGCGAGCTCGTTCGCGGTGTTGTCGTCGACAAGGAGCGCGTCCACCCGAGGATGCCCACCAAGATCGAGGGTGCCAAGATCGCCCTCATAAACGAGGCCCTTGAGGTTAAGAAGACCGAGACAGATGCGAAGATAAACATCACCAGCCCTGACCAGCTCATGAGCTTCATCGAGCAGGAAGAGCAGATGATAAAGGAAATGGTGGACAAGATAGCCGCCACCGGTGCGAACGTCCTCTTTGTCCAGAAGGGCATTGACGACCTCGCCCAGCACTACCTGGCCAAGTACGGCATCCTCGCCGTCAGGCGCGTCAAGAAGAGCGACATGGAGAAGCTCGCGAAAGCTACTGGAGCTAAGGTCGTCACCAACGTCAAGGATCTCACCAGTGAAGACCTCGGCCACGCCGACATCGTCGAGGAGCGCAAGATCGCCGGCGAGAGCATGATCTTCGTTGAGGGCTGCAAGAACCCGAAGGCCGTAACCATACTCATCCGCGGTGGAACCGAGCACGTTATAGATGAGGTTGAGCGCGCTCTGGAAGACGCCATCAAGGTCGTCAAGGACGTCATGGAGGACGGCTACGTTCTCCCGGCCGGTGGTGCCGGCGAGATAGAGCTCAGCATCAAGCTCGACGAGTACGCCAAGCAGGTCGGCGGCAAGGAGGCCCTCGCTATAGAGAACTTCGCCGAGGCCCTTAAGATAATCCCGAAGACCCTGGCAGAGAACGCAGGTCTCGACACCGTTGAGATGCTCGTCAAGGTCATCAGCGAGCACAAGAACAGGGGCAGGGCCATAGGCATCGATGTCTTCGCCGGCGAGCCGGCCGACATGCTCGCCAAGGGCATCATCGAGCCGTTGAGGGTTAAGAAGCAGGCCATCAAGAGCGCCAGCGAGGCCGCGATAATGATACTTCGCATTGACGACGTCATCGCGGCAAAGATAAGCAAGCCCGAGCAGAGCGGTGGCGGAATGCCCGGCGGTATGGGCGGAATGGGCGGCATGGACATGGGCATGTGA
- a CDS encoding Kae1-associated kinase Bud32, whose product MELVKQGAEAKIYLVDFEEFFGVDLLPGEKVVIKHRIPKRYRIKEIDTKLRKERTVREARVLHRAKKFGVNCPYVYEVDMKDMKIAMEFIDGERLKELLERLPMEERLKLCREIGRQIGKLHEAGIVHGDLTTSNMILRDGKVHLIDFGLADFDSTLEARGVDLHLLKRAMESTHYTWFERGFEAVLEGYAEVRGEGAREEIEAKIEEIESRGRYRERSWVG is encoded by the coding sequence ATGGAGCTGGTAAAACAGGGAGCCGAGGCGAAGATCTACTTGGTGGACTTTGAGGAGTTCTTCGGCGTCGACCTCCTGCCCGGGGAGAAAGTTGTGATAAAGCACCGGATTCCGAAGCGCTACCGCATAAAGGAGATAGACACAAAGCTGAGAAAAGAAAGAACCGTCAGGGAGGCCAGGGTTCTTCATCGGGCGAAGAAGTTCGGTGTGAACTGCCCCTACGTCTACGAGGTGGATATGAAAGACATGAAAATAGCCATGGAATTTATAGACGGCGAACGTCTGAAGGAGCTTTTGGAGAGACTGCCGATGGAGGAGAGGCTTAAGCTGTGCAGGGAGATTGGGAGGCAGATTGGAAAGCTCCACGAGGCAGGCATAGTGCACGGCGATCTAACGACTTCCAACATGATACTCAGAGACGGGAAAGTCCACCTGATAGACTTCGGTTTAGCCGACTTTGACTCAACGCTCGAAGCGAGGGGCGTTGATCTGCACCTCCTCAAAAGGGCGATGGAGAGCACCCACTATACTTGGTTCGAGAGGGGCTTTGAGGCCGTTCTGGAGGGCTATGCCGAGGTTCGCGGTGAAGGGGCTAGGGAAGAAATCGAGGCAAAAATTGAGGAGATAGAAAGCCGCGGTAGGTACAGGGAGCGGAGCTGGGTGGGGTAG
- a CDS encoding P-loop NTPase family protein, producing MALKLNPEAKAIYRSIREEIKKRLVLPGSSTFLEGFEPTSDREEILRRQDYFRENLPKIRSELREQIAKVKPIKFRRDYLHDRILIVDESELERAQNLGLCEVSTALEDAEGYPIVLSTLGYGIDVELTPSQIAPELYIMPLWENREALEALAKIGELTGEGSVAPDILSELGELGEVMGKRKLLDGLEELIAEKERELNEEIAEKLEKFSLTLSGKELLDFLGELRAGNYEAIFRHFGEIEGEILNLINDVEDELNEKLGITVELFSWEGLYPVTVPPDRIEMLREELERELKVELYIRSREVLERIMPLLPKLKEELGRVYELDFLLAVKEFIEGFSFPELWEGGIAFVSGRHLFIENPQPVSYAVGKTPEEFLVPGAGDIGGERVVILTGANSGGKTSLLELMTQITILAHMGFPVPAEKAWVEPLDELFFFRRKRSTYGAGAFETALRSFVRALRGEGRKLILIDEFEAITEPGAAVKIIGELLKIAHEKGFYVLIVSHLGEDLRKELPFARVDGIEAKGLDEKLNLIVDRQPVFGKLGRSTPELIVERLARKKRGKEKEIFERVLRAFRE from the coding sequence ATGGCGCTCAAGCTGAACCCCGAGGCTAAAGCGATATACCGCTCAATCCGGGAGGAAATAAAGAAGCGGTTAGTTCTCCCTGGAAGTTCAACATTTCTTGAGGGGTTTGAACCCACCTCAGACCGCGAGGAAATCCTCCGCAGACAGGATTACTTCCGTGAAAACCTCCCCAAAATCCGGTCCGAGCTGAGGGAGCAGATAGCCAAAGTCAAGCCGATAAAGTTCCGGCGCGATTACCTCCACGACAGGATTCTCATAGTTGACGAAAGTGAGCTCGAAAGGGCCCAAAACCTCGGTCTCTGCGAGGTTTCCACAGCCCTCGAAGATGCGGAGGGGTATCCAATTGTCCTGAGCACGCTCGGCTACGGCATAGATGTTGAACTTACCCCATCCCAGATAGCCCCGGAGCTCTACATAATGCCCCTGTGGGAGAACAGAGAAGCGCTTGAGGCACTGGCCAAAATTGGCGAGCTAACAGGGGAAGGAAGCGTCGCCCCAGATATACTCAGCGAGCTGGGCGAACTTGGGGAGGTCATGGGAAAGCGGAAGCTCCTCGACGGCCTTGAGGAACTAATAGCCGAGAAAGAGCGCGAGCTCAACGAGGAAATAGCGGAGAAACTTGAAAAGTTCAGCCTGACGCTGAGCGGAAAGGAGCTGCTGGACTTCCTCGGGGAGCTCAGGGCCGGCAACTACGAGGCCATATTCAGGCACTTCGGCGAGATTGAAGGGGAGATCCTGAACCTAATAAACGACGTCGAGGACGAGCTGAACGAAAAGCTTGGCATAACCGTTGAGCTCTTCTCTTGGGAGGGGCTGTACCCGGTGACCGTGCCGCCGGACAGGATAGAGATGCTCCGCGAGGAGCTCGAAAGAGAACTTAAGGTGGAGCTGTACATCAGGAGCAGGGAAGTGCTTGAGAGGATAATGCCCCTTCTCCCCAAGCTCAAGGAAGAACTCGGCAGGGTTTATGAGCTTGACTTCCTGCTGGCTGTGAAAGAATTCATCGAAGGATTTTCCTTCCCTGAGCTCTGGGAGGGTGGAATAGCGTTCGTCAGCGGGAGGCACCTCTTCATTGAGAATCCCCAGCCGGTCAGCTATGCTGTCGGGAAAACGCCCGAGGAGTTCTTAGTCCCGGGAGCTGGAGATATAGGCGGCGAGAGGGTGGTCATCCTCACCGGAGCCAACAGCGGTGGAAAGACCAGCCTCTTGGAACTGATGACGCAGATAACAATTCTCGCTCATATGGGTTTCCCAGTTCCGGCCGAGAAGGCCTGGGTCGAGCCCCTCGATGAGCTCTTCTTCTTCAGGAGGAAGAGGAGCACCTACGGTGCCGGCGCCTTCGAAACGGCCCTGCGTTCCTTTGTCAGGGCCCTCCGTGGGGAGGGCAGAAAGCTCATCCTCATAGACGAGTTCGAGGCCATAACCGAGCCCGGCGCGGCCGTCAAGATAATCGGCGAACTTTTGAAGATAGCCCATGAAAAGGGCTTCTACGTCCTCATAGTGTCCCATCTAGGGGAAGACCTCAGGAAGGAGCTTCCCTTCGCGAGGGTCGATGGTATCGAAGCGAAAGGTCTTGACGAGAAGCTCAACCTCATCGTCGATAGGCAGCCGGTCTTCGGAAAGCTCGGCAGGAGTACGCCTGAGCTCATCGTTGAAAGACTCGCGCGGAAGAAGCGCGGGAAGGAGAAGGAGATATTCGAGAGGGTTCTGAGGGCGTTCAGGGAGTGA
- the moaC gene encoding cyclic pyranopterin monophosphate synthase MoaC, with translation MKELTHVDDRGVKMVEVGHKGEVFRRAVAKGRIRLRPETIGLIKSGKTKKGNVIATAQIAGILAVKKTPGLIPLCHPIPLTGVDITFEFGEDYIEATCEVRAYYKTGVEMEALTGVSVALLTIWDMVKAVEKDEKGQYPFTRIEGIHVVEKVKGEDHSLQ, from the coding sequence ATGAAGGAACTAACCCACGTAGATGATAGGGGCGTTAAGATGGTCGAAGTGGGCCACAAAGGGGAAGTCTTCAGAAGGGCCGTGGCAAAGGGCAGGATAAGGCTCAGGCCGGAAACTATAGGGCTCATAAAGTCCGGAAAGACGAAGAAGGGCAACGTCATAGCCACCGCCCAGATAGCGGGTATCCTGGCCGTCAAGAAAACGCCAGGGCTAATTCCGCTCTGCCATCCGATACCCCTCACGGGCGTTGACATCACCTTCGAATTCGGGGAGGACTACATAGAGGCGACATGTGAGGTTCGCGCGTACTACAAGACCGGCGTCGAGATGGAGGCCCTAACAGGCGTGAGCGTCGCCCTGCTGACGATATGGGACATGGTGAAGGCCGTTGAGAAGGACGAAAAAGGTCAGTATCCATTCACGAGGATCGAGGGCATCCACGTGGTCGAGAAGGTAAAGGGGGAAGATCACTCCCTGCAGTAG
- a CDS encoding ABC transporter ATP-binding protein, producing the protein MPSPAILIENLTKSYGTLKAVNSLNLEVKEGEVFGFLGPNGAGKTTTILSMLNLIIPDSGRVEILGMDVSKEPLKIKERIGYLPENATVYGELTAWKNLEFFANFYRMSNAEKEKRITDLLKMVGLWEVRYRKAKTFSKGMKQRLLIAQTFINDPELLILDEPTSGLDPEGAHLVKRLIREAQSEGRTVFFSSHILSEVEELSDRVGIIVRGNLKAVGTVGEIKRQFMELEGYEIKVETKEPLPAIEHPEITRIELVEPNRAIIFARTDIREELSRALSEKGLTILGLDIEEPSLEDVFLKTVYGRDEE; encoded by the coding sequence ATGCCATCGCCGGCCATACTCATAGAAAACCTCACCAAGTCGTATGGAACTCTGAAGGCCGTTAACTCCCTGAATTTGGAGGTGAAGGAAGGGGAGGTCTTCGGATTCCTCGGACCGAACGGTGCCGGAAAAACAACGACTATTCTGAGCATGCTGAACCTCATCATACCAGACAGCGGAAGGGTTGAGATACTCGGTATGGATGTCTCCAAGGAACCCCTGAAGATAAAGGAGCGAATCGGATACCTTCCAGAAAACGCCACGGTGTACGGTGAGCTGACGGCCTGGAAGAACCTTGAGTTCTTTGCCAACTTTTACAGGATGTCAAACGCTGAAAAGGAGAAGAGGATAACCGATCTCCTGAAAATGGTCGGCCTCTGGGAAGTCCGCTACAGAAAGGCCAAAACCTTCTCCAAGGGCATGAAGCAGAGGCTCCTTATAGCTCAGACATTCATAAACGACCCCGAACTGCTGATCCTCGACGAGCCGACGAGCGGCCTCGATCCCGAGGGGGCCCACCTCGTTAAGAGGCTGATAAGGGAAGCTCAATCCGAGGGGAGGACGGTCTTTTTCTCGTCACACATACTCAGCGAGGTCGAAGAGCTCAGCGACAGGGTTGGAATCATCGTGAGGGGAAACCTCAAGGCAGTGGGGACCGTAGGCGAAATAAAGAGACAGTTCATGGAGCTTGAGGGCTACGAGATAAAGGTGGAGACCAAGGAGCCCCTGCCGGCTATCGAGCACCCAGAGATAACGAGGATCGAGCTGGTTGAACCGAACCGGGCCATAATATTTGCCCGCACTGATATCAGGGAGGAACTGTCAAGGGCCCTCTCCGAGAAGGGACTCACGATTCTGGGCCTTGATATCGAGGAGCCCAGCCTCGAAGACGTTTTCCTCAAAACCGTTTACGGGAGGGATGAGGAGTGA
- a CDS encoding COG1470 family protein produces MRKLLGILLSLVLLSSLVVAQPYVTVFEGRITAGQSLVVGNYTVTVVQAADGSYYLMLKNGSRILELKPFAFGTEIERDGLKILLGSYTSQGGFVIVSVKPTFITSIKPEVGAKALFNGNVVEVTAVGNKTVDVSINGVARTLETNGSAVVDLIALEYDGKEIRVYAASPVSETASLNYVVFYPYGKIRVSGPVDIPITITSSSNEEMGLNLTVTSIPEGWKASFLYNGIEVEEVTLPPMGSITVTLHIEATGSGTVKFLVGNFPGSVEIEATGVELSIPYIALDVEAGQVLTIPVTFSGSGKVEFKPVNLPVGWKMYLTDGQYRLRGFTVSGRLDADLIIEVPRNATLGDHRLSFEVNGKKYGLTLHIYKTYLGQPARLTVVLSDESGNPLKGWVSIGGKNITTSPTGTAVLELPPGEYKLTAGAPGAVSREETIKLGDGEEKSLQVTLTKAPYYFEVMLQNDVLTVQPGQSTSTEIKVTNLGSDEDEYRVTIEGLEPGWSYVVSSDPKGLTPVGTLRAGPGGSTDVYLVVIPPFNAPTGKVNARLIIRGRGMEVEKPLTFIVENPAFLNLNPDSPSLAVKAGGSTATSIWVDASGTVTNVKFSVQAPEGWDVKVVPDTIPRIGVIDQGNVQVYPGPTTVELRIRVPKSAPAGTYTITVTATGDQGKAETVITVRVTQSSGSAYLGILLLVIAFGIVIWLMRRVGRR; encoded by the coding sequence GTGAGGAAGCTTTTAGGAATTCTCCTTTCTCTGGTTCTCCTTTCGTCTCTCGTAGTTGCCCAGCCGTACGTGACGGTGTTTGAGGGCAGGATCACCGCAGGACAGAGCCTTGTGGTGGGCAACTACACGGTAACCGTTGTCCAAGCCGCCGATGGAAGCTACTATCTGATGCTGAAGAACGGGAGCAGAATCCTGGAGCTGAAGCCATTCGCCTTTGGAACGGAGATAGAGAGGGACGGCCTCAAAATCCTCCTCGGGAGCTACACCTCACAGGGAGGTTTTGTGATCGTGTCCGTGAAGCCGACTTTCATCACCTCCATCAAGCCAGAGGTCGGTGCGAAGGCTCTCTTTAACGGCAACGTCGTCGAAGTAACGGCCGTTGGTAATAAGACTGTCGATGTTTCGATTAACGGCGTTGCAAGAACGCTTGAGACAAACGGAAGCGCTGTGGTTGACCTGATAGCCCTTGAGTACGACGGGAAGGAGATAAGGGTGTACGCTGCAAGCCCGGTCTCTGAAACAGCCAGCCTGAACTACGTGGTCTTCTACCCCTACGGGAAAATAAGGGTCTCCGGGCCGGTTGATATTCCGATAACGATAACAAGTTCCTCCAACGAAGAGATGGGCCTTAACCTTACGGTCACCTCAATTCCCGAGGGCTGGAAGGCGAGCTTCCTGTACAATGGAATTGAGGTCGAGGAGGTAACGCTCCCGCCGATGGGCTCGATCACGGTTACCCTTCACATCGAGGCAACGGGGAGCGGAACGGTCAAGTTCTTGGTCGGGAACTTTCCCGGAAGCGTTGAGATAGAGGCTACGGGGGTTGAGCTCTCCATCCCGTACATTGCACTCGACGTTGAGGCCGGCCAGGTTCTCACGATCCCCGTAACCTTCAGTGGAAGCGGAAAGGTCGAGTTTAAGCCGGTGAACCTCCCTGTGGGCTGGAAGATGTACCTGACCGACGGCCAGTACAGGCTGAGGGGTTTTACCGTTTCCGGAAGACTCGATGCAGACCTCATCATCGAGGTGCCCAGAAATGCCACCCTCGGGGACCACAGGCTGAGCTTTGAAGTAAACGGGAAGAAATACGGTTTGACGCTCCACATATACAAGACTTACCTCGGACAGCCGGCAAGGCTGACCGTGGTTCTGAGCGATGAGAGCGGAAATCCCCTGAAGGGATGGGTGAGCATAGGGGGGAAGAACATCACAACTTCCCCCACAGGTACCGCGGTTTTAGAACTCCCCCCTGGGGAGTATAAACTTACCGCCGGTGCTCCAGGAGCGGTCTCCAGGGAAGAGACCATAAAGCTGGGAGATGGAGAGGAAAAGAGCCTCCAGGTGACCCTAACCAAGGCTCCATATTATTTTGAGGTAATGCTTCAGAACGATGTTCTGACCGTCCAGCCCGGGCAGAGCACCAGCACGGAGATAAAGGTGACAAATCTGGGCTCAGACGAAGACGAGTACAGAGTGACCATTGAGGGACTTGAACCTGGATGGAGCTACGTGGTCAGCAGTGACCCCAAGGGCTTAACTCCGGTTGGAACCCTCAGGGCCGGCCCCGGTGGGAGCACCGATGTCTACTTAGTCGTGATTCCTCCCTTCAACGCCCCCACCGGAAAAGTCAATGCCAGACTTATAATCAGGGGCAGAGGAATGGAGGTAGAAAAGCCGCTGACGTTTATTGTGGAGAACCCGGCGTTCCTCAATCTCAACCCGGACAGCCCAAGTCTGGCGGTAAAAGCCGGAGGCTCAACGGCCACCAGCATATGGGTGGACGCCTCGGGAACAGTTACCAACGTCAAGTTCTCGGTTCAGGCTCCAGAAGGCTGGGACGTTAAAGTTGTCCCTGATACAATCCCAAGAATCGGCGTGATAGACCAGGGAAACGTCCAGGTGTATCCCGGCCCCACCACCGTTGAGCTGAGGATCAGGGTTCCGAAATCAGCGCCCGCTGGGACATACACCATAACCGTAACCGCTACGGGCGACCAGGGCAAAGCTGAGACTGTAATAACCGTTAGGGTGACCCAGAGCTCGGGCAGTGCCTATCTCGGAATTTTGCTCCTCGTGATAGCCTTCGGCATCGTGATATGGCTGATGAGGAGGGTCGGGAGGAGATGA
- a CDS encoding ABC transporter permease: protein MNPAWNIALKELYTAVKSRRFVVIMVFYLLIFSLAVYGIKDYLIRMGTPRVESNELFLWGSVSEVYMTPLAALFMINMMIITIIGAVLGAALGADAINREVETGTAKVLLGHPVYRDEVINGKFLGMGLLIVLTNFVVYVAIVAVMLILGIPLDGDSLFRGFLAIVATILYTLAFLSVGVLFSTLFKKPETSMLAAVGLAIFLTVFYGIAVGIAAPRLAGPEPPWGTSAHEVWQETVNTWMARLHFLNPAHHYVQLVQYIFGGDRFFNYYIPLGDSFTYGFNNLAMLLVMLFLPFAIAYVRFMTSDIS from the coding sequence ATGAACCCGGCATGGAACATAGCACTCAAAGAGCTTTACACGGCAGTGAAGAGCAGGAGGTTCGTGGTTATCATGGTGTTCTACCTTCTCATTTTTAGCCTTGCGGTTTACGGCATTAAGGACTATTTGATCCGCATGGGAACGCCTAGGGTGGAGAGCAACGAGCTTTTCCTGTGGGGATCGGTCAGCGAGGTCTACATGACACCGCTTGCCGCACTCTTCATGATAAACATGATGATAATCACTATCATAGGCGCTGTTCTGGGTGCAGCTCTGGGTGCTGATGCGATAAACAGGGAGGTGGAAACGGGGACGGCCAAGGTTCTCCTAGGGCATCCTGTTTACCGGGACGAGGTTATCAACGGCAAGTTCCTCGGCATGGGGCTGCTGATAGTCCTCACGAACTTCGTTGTCTACGTTGCCATAGTGGCGGTGATGCTTATACTGGGAATTCCACTGGACGGAGATTCACTCTTCAGGGGTTTTCTGGCGATAGTCGCCACGATACTCTACACCCTGGCGTTCCTCTCAGTTGGTGTGCTCTTCTCAACCCTCTTCAAAAAGCCCGAGACATCGATGCTTGCCGCAGTTGGACTGGCCATATTTCTTACCGTCTTTTACGGCATAGCGGTTGGCATAGCTGCCCCAAGGCTTGCCGGCCCAGAGCCGCCGTGGGGGACAAGTGCCCACGAGGTCTGGCAGGAAACGGTAAACACATGGATGGCAAGGCTGCACTTCCTCAACCCGGCACACCACTACGTCCAGCTCGTCCAGTACATATTTGGCGGCGACAGGTTCTTCAACTACTACATCCCGCTGGGCGACTCGTTCACCTACGGCTTCAACAACCTGGCCATGCTCCTCGTGATGCTCTTCCTGCCCTTCGCGATAGCCTACGTTAGGTTCATGACCAGCGACATAAGTTAA
- a CDS encoding RtcB family protein gives MVPLKRIDKIRWEIPKFDRRMRVPGRVYADDQLIEKMRGDRTLEQAANVAMLPGIYKYSIVMPDGHQGYGFPIGGVAAFDVKEGVISPGGVGYDINCGVRLIRTNLTEKEVRPRIKELVDTLFKNVPSGLGSKGRVRLHWSQLDDVLADGAKWAVDNGYGWKEDLEHLEEGGRMEGANPDAVSQKAKQRGAPQLGSLGSGNHFLEVQVVDKIFDEKIAETYGLFEGQVVVMVHTGSRGLGHQVASDYLRIMERANRKYGVPWPDRELVSVPFQTEEGQRYFSAMKAAANFAWANRQMITHWVRESFEEVFKRKAEDMEMHIVYDVAHNIAKVEEHVVDGRKVKVVVHRKGATRAFPAGHPDVPKAYRDVGQPVLIPGSMGTASYVLAGAEGSMRETFGSTCHGAGRLLSRKAATRQYRGDRLKNELARQGIYIRAASLRVVAEEAPGAYKSVDNVVNVVHEAGIANLVARMRPMGVAKG, from the coding sequence ATGGTGCCGCTGAAGAGGATAGACAAGATCCGCTGGGAAATCCCGAAGTTCGACAGGCGCATGAGAGTTCCGGGCAGGGTTTATGCTGACGACCAGCTGATAGAGAAGATGAGAGGGGATAGGACGCTTGAGCAGGCCGCCAACGTTGCGATGCTTCCGGGAATATACAAGTACTCCATAGTGATGCCCGACGGTCACCAGGGCTATGGCTTCCCAATCGGTGGTGTCGCGGCCTTTGACGTCAAAGAGGGCGTTATAAGCCCCGGAGGCGTCGGATACGATATTAACTGCGGCGTCAGGCTGATTAGAACGAATTTAACTGAGAAAGAAGTCAGACCAAGGATAAAGGAGCTCGTCGATACGCTCTTCAAGAACGTTCCGAGCGGTCTTGGAAGCAAGGGCCGTGTAAGGCTCCACTGGAGCCAGCTCGATGACGTCTTGGCTGATGGAGCCAAGTGGGCCGTCGACAACGGCTACGGATGGAAGGAGGACTTAGAGCACCTTGAGGAAGGCGGGAGGATGGAGGGCGCTAACCCGGATGCAGTCAGCCAGAAGGCGAAGCAGAGGGGAGCGCCACAGCTCGGTTCCCTCGGCTCAGGAAACCACTTCCTTGAGGTTCAGGTTGTCGACAAGATTTTCGACGAGAAAATCGCCGAGACCTACGGTCTCTTCGAGGGGCAGGTCGTTGTCATGGTTCACACCGGCAGCAGGGGCCTCGGGCATCAGGTCGCAAGCGACTACCTCAGGATAATGGAGAGGGCCAACAGGAAGTACGGCGTGCCCTGGCCCGACCGCGAGCTGGTGAGCGTTCCCTTCCAGACGGAGGAGGGACAGCGCTATTTCAGCGCAATGAAGGCCGCTGCCAACTTCGCGTGGGCCAACCGGCAGATGATAACCCACTGGGTCAGGGAGAGCTTTGAGGAGGTCTTCAAGAGGAAGGCCGAGGACATGGAGATGCACATCGTTTACGACGTCGCTCACAACATAGCGAAGGTCGAGGAGCACGTCGTTGACGGCAGAAAGGTCAAGGTCGTCGTCCACAGGAAGGGAGCCACGAGGGCCTTCCCTGCCGGCCACCCGGACGTTCCGAAGGCCTACAGGGATGTCGGTCAGCCGGTTCTGATTCCAGGTTCGATGGGAACCGCGAGCTACGTTTTAGCTGGAGCCGAAGGCTCGATGAGGGAAACGTTCGGTTCGACCTGCCACGGTGCCGGAAGACTGCTCAGCAGGAAGGCCGCCACCAGGCAGTACCGCGGCGACAGGCTCAAGAACGAGCTTGCAAGGCAGGGCATCTACATCCGCGCGGCCTCCCTTAGGGTTGTGGCTGAAGAAGCACCTGGAGCCTACAAGAGCGTTGACAACGTCGTCAACGTAGTCCACGAGGCGGGGATAGCGAACCTGGTTGCAAGAATGCGCCCGATGGGCGTTGCCAAGGGCTGA
- a CDS encoding methyltransferase RsmF C-terminal domain-like protein translates to MSENPRDEIGKTSDTELVKRLLLENYGYAPDLLYEIRGRYHKVYAWKPCALDVSGPDRNGVYFGRIESDGIRLSIEGSFLVGPKATKNVVELDDERARLYLAGESVEIEDKNLHGWVIVKWRSYYLGSAKAKEGRLINYVPKERRLKLEGSAKA, encoded by the coding sequence ATGAGCGAAAACCCGAGGGATGAAATAGGAAAAACGAGTGACACCGAACTCGTCAAAAGGCTTCTCCTGGAGAACTACGGATATGCGCCGGATCTTCTCTATGAGATAAGAGGCAGGTATCACAAGGTCTACGCCTGGAAGCCCTGTGCCCTCGACGTCAGCGGGCCGGACAGGAACGGCGTCTACTTCGGCAGGATAGAGAGCGATGGAATAAGGCTGAGCATCGAGGGTTCCTTCCTCGTTGGGCCAAAGGCCACGAAGAACGTCGTCGAGCTGGACGACGAGAGGGCGAGGCTGTACCTGGCGGGTGAGAGCGTCGAGATTGAAGATAAGAACCTCCACGGCTGGGTCATCGTCAAGTGGCGCTCCTACTACCTCGGCTCGGCCAAAGCGAAAGAAGGAAGGCTCATAAACTACGTGCCAAAGGAGAGGAGGCTTAAGCTTGAAGGCTCCGCGAAAGCTTAA